The stretch of DNA TTCTATCGTTCGTCATTCCAAAACAAGAAGATGGAAACCGTTGTGCTGCCGTTCACCGCCCAGGCGCACGGAAAGGCGTTCGCTTTCGAAAGACAACAGGAAGAGACGGGAGGAGAGAAAACAATGATTTTCACCAAGAAAGAGGAGCTGCAGGCTCACACTCCCTATTTATATAAGTCGGATGGTACGGAGATTTCAGCAGAGAATGTGATGGTGAACACTCCGGCAACGGAAACGAATCTCTCGGAAGAAACCAATCTATACGGCTCTTACACAACAGGAAAGGTAAAGGCTCTGGCCGCCAAACAAGCTCTCAACGGAGCGATTTTCACGTTCAATACGACGGGAAACAAAGGAAACGGTGCTTTCGAACAGGCAGACGACAATACGGAAATCATTCCTTTTCAAGCCTTTTTCCATTTCAACGATTTACACGTAGGGCAAAAACTGAGGTTCTTACTCGAAGGAGAAGAGACCACTGGCATACAAAACCCAACGGAAACGGAGAGTCGCAACGATGCGTTATGGTTTAATCTACAAGGCATGAAGCTCAATGCTCAACCCCGAAAGGGTATCTATCTTCAAAAGGGCAGAAAGCTCTTGGCACGATAGCAGAAAGCTCTTGACATGATAAAAGACACGCTCGAAAGAGCCAGAAAAGTAAGAATGAACCGGCAAATGCACGTTTCGCGTATTTTAAGGTTTTATCTATCCGAGACTAAATAATAATCTGTATTTTTGCAGGAAGTAAGTCTATAGATGATGTTGAAAGTACAAATCACCAACAAGGGAAGGCAACCTCTGCCCACATACGCCACCGAACAAAGTGCAGGAATGGACTTGCGGGCAGACGTGAGCGAATCCGTTGTGCTACATCCAATGGAAAGACGGCTCGTGCCTACAGGGCTTCACATCGCTCTACCTCCGGGGTTTGAGGCACAAGTAAGGCCCAGAAGCGGGCTGGCTTTGAAACATGGCATCACCGTTCTCAACACGCCCGGAACGATAGATGCCGATTATCGTGGGGAAATTAAGGTGCTTCTGATCAACTTTTCCAACCAAGACTTTGTGATCAACGCCGGCGAACGCATCGCACAAATGGTGGTGGCACGCCACGAACAGGTGGAATGGGTTGACGTAGAACAACTCGATGAGACTGCAAGAGGCGAAGGAGGATATGGTCATACTGGTGTAAAATAGATAGAATGAAACTGAACTTACGACATTTTGCCTTGCTCTTGGCTGTCGGTTCGGCGGCTGTGCTCCTGGCATTCCCTGCTTTTGCAGGAAGAAAAAGATCGGTTGCAACCGTGGCTGCGCCGACGGATAGCCTTTCGTATAACGACCGGCGAAGATTCGACTACTTGTTTCTCGAAGCCGTCCGACAGCAAAACGCCGGGCATTACACGGCTGCATTCGACCTGCTGAGTCGTTGTCTCTCCATCCATCCCAAAGCTGCCGAAGCGTATTATATGCAGGCTCTCTACTTCTCTCAGCTGAAAAACGACTCCATGGCGTTGGCCAACTTAGAGAAAGCTGCAGCTCTACGCCCCGACAACAGTGCGTATGTGGAGCGCGTGGGACAGTTTTATATCAACACGGGAAACTATGATAAGGCAATCGAAGCTTACGAAAAGCTCTGCCAGAACAATCGGGAGAACGAGGATGCACTCAACATCTTGGTGCAACTTTACACCAGAAAGAAAGACTATCAGGGGGTGTTGCGAACACTGAACCGACTCGAAGAGCTCAATGGAAGCAACGAAGAAACTACCCTTTCCAAAGTTCGCGCCTATGAAATGATGGACAACCGAAAGGCTGCCTATAATGCTTTGAAACGTCTTTCGGAAGAACATCCCAATGATCCAGGCTTCCGTCTGATGCTGGGAAACTGGCTTATGCAAAACGAAAGGCAGAAGGAGGCTTACAGAATCTTTATCCATGTGCTGGAAGAAGAACCCGATAATGCCTACGCACAGGCTTCGCTGTACGACTATTACAGGGCTAAGGGGCAGGACTCACTGGCCGTTGGGCTGCGCGAGAAAATGCTTCTGAGCAGTAAAACGGAAACACAGAGTAAGCTGACACTGCTCAAACAAATCATACAAGACAACGAAAACGAGGGCGGAGACAGTACAAAGGTGCTTCATCTCTTTGAACGCATATTGCAAGCAAACCCTACTGACGGCGATATTGCCGAGCTACAGACGGCTTATATGACCTTGAAGCAAATGCCGGACAGCCTTATCAATAAGGCTTTAGAAAAGGTGTTGGCCATCAATCCCGACAATGCCGGGGCGCGGTTGCAATTGATTCAAAACAAATGGAAACAGAAAAGCTGGGACGAGGTCATCGCTCTGAGTAAGCCGGCACAGGCTTATCATCCCGACGAAATGGCCTTTTATTATTTCATGGGCATTGCTTATTACGAGAAAAGCGATAAGGACAAGGCCTTGGATGCTTTCCGTCGGGGTGTAAGCGAAATCAATCCGCAAAGCAATAAGAACATTGTTTCGGACTTTTATGCCATCATGGGCGACATTCTTCACCAGAAAGGGCGAGCGGACGAGGCTTTCGCAGCCTATGATAGTTGCCTGCAATGGAAGCCCGATAATATCGAATGCCTCAACAACTATGCTTATTACCTGAGCGAATCGGGAAAAGACTTGAGCCGTGCAGAGGCGATGAGCCACAAAACCATTCAGCATTCGCCCACCAATGCCACTTATCTCGACACCTATGCTTGGATTTTATTCTTGCAGAAACGTTACTCCGAAGCCCAGACTTACATCGATCAGGCTTTGGCAAACGACACCGATAGCGTGCAGAGCGCTGTCGTCATAGAACACGCCGGAGACATTTATGCCATGAATGGGAATACGGATCGGGCGGTGGAATATTGGAAAAAGGCTTTGGAAAAAGGTGGTGGCAGCGCGCTTTTGAGCCGAAAGATCAAGCTGAAAAAGTACATAAAATAGGTCCAACAGGTCTGCTATGCCCTGCGTTCGGCACGTTTATACTCTACCGATACGCTTTGAAAGATTCTGGGAAGATAGATCTTGCGAGGTTCGTCAGTCTGAGAATCGTCCCTCTATCATCAGGCTGAATCAGAGTGAAAGTTGCTTTATAGAACACGTCTCCTCACCGTTAGCAACCCATTGGAGAAAGTAAGGATAAAGAAAAGGCAACAGGGTGGAGACGATTTCCTCACCGTTGCAGTAGAATTTGACCCCATAAAATGATGAAAAGAATAACCCTTATCAAGTTATTACTCCTCTGTATGCCCCTTTTCGGAGCAGCATGCAGTGCCAAAAAGGCTGTTGTCGATCATGCTAAAAGTACATCCTCGACAACCCAACAAGAGGATGCGCAAGCCCTAGCAGTGAAGAAACTCACCTTTGTACAAAAGGTTTCCGATAACCAAGTCTATGCAAAGAACATCGTCGGAAGCATGTCTTTCAACATCCAAGCAGGCGATAAAGACATCACAGTGCCTGGTTCGGTACACATGCGCAAAGACGAAGTGATACGTTTGCAACTCTTTATCCCCCTGATTGGCAGTGAAGTGGGGCGCATAGAGTTCACACCCGACTATGTCTTGGTGATAGATCGCATCCACAAAGAATACATCAAGGCCGACTATTCACAACTCGACTTCCTCAAAAAGAACGGTCTTACCTTCTACAGTCTTCAGGCTTTGTTTTGGAATCAGCTCCTCATACCCGGCGCACAGCGGGTGACCGAGAGCGATTTGAAGAAATTCGACGTCGTCTTCAACAACCTTTCCTCCAATTTAGTCTCGTTCAATAGCGGCAACATCAGCTATACCTGGAATGCCGATGCGGCTACAGGACAAATCAATACGGCCGATGTGGTCTATTCTCATGCGGCACATGGCACCTCGAAACTCAACTGGCAATACAGTAATTTCAAAAGCGTGGGTGTGAAAAACTTCCCCGCCACACAGACGTTCACCATGTCTTCTTCGGCCGTAAAGGGCGGAGCAGCACTGCAAGTGACCCTCAAGATGAACGAAGTGAAGACCGATGACAACTGGGAAACCCACACCATCCCATCCGACAAGTATAAAAAAGTAGAGGCCGAAGATGTTTTCAGCAAGATATTAAGTCTATAAATGAAGTATATTCTCACGATAAGTCTCGCCATCTGCATCGTTTTTCCAGCAGTTGGTCAGAACAAACGAACTACCTCGAAACCGCATTCAACTGTTACGAGCAGGACTTCTGCCGCCAAAGACCACTCCCCACAGACTCCATCTTCTTTAAAAAAGGGAACGAAAACTCTGTCTAAGAAAACTGGGAAAGGTCAAAACGCAAAGAAGAATGCCCCCCGACAAAAGAGCACAGCAGCCTATACCAACGCCTCCATACGAGGTTTGCAAGGGCAACGTGAAGCCATTAAGAAGCAGATTCGCCAACAAGAAGCTGCCTTACGAGCCAATCAGGCCGACGTCAAGAAGCGTTTGCAAAATCTGATGGTCATCAACAGCGAAATAGACGAACGCAAGAAGTCTATCGAAGACATCCAAAACGACATCCGACACATCGAGGGAAACATCGGCATTCTCAACTCGCAGCTCTCTACTCTCGAAGAACAACTCGCCGACCGGAAGGCTAAATACATCCGTTCGATGCGTTATATGGCTCGCCATCGCACCACGCAAGACAATCTGATGTTCGTCTTCTCGGCCCAGAACTTCACCCAATTCTATCGCCGCCTGCGGTTTGTACGCGAGTATGCTGCCTATCAAAAGGCGCAAGGAGAACGGGTAAAAGCCAAGCAACAGCAAGTGAATGAGAAACATGTTCAACTGGAACAAGTGAAGGGACAGAAGAACACCATGCTGTATAAAGACCAACAAGAACATGCTGCCCTGCAAAACAAACAAGGCGAACAACAAAAAGCCGTGGAGGGACTTCAACGACAGCAAAAAACGATTCAAACCATCATCGATGATCAGCGGAAGAAAGACGCCGCGCTAAACGCCGAAATCGATCGTCTGATCGCCATCGAAGTAGAGAAAGCACGCGTCCGCGCCGAAGCAGAAGCTAAACGAAAAGCCGAGGCAGCGGCTGCAGCGAAACGCAAAGCAGAGGAGTTGGCCCGTAAAAAGGCGGCCGCCGAGGCTGCCGAACGGGAAAATGCACGCCGCATAGCCGAAGCAAAAGCACGTGAAGAAAAGCTCAGAGCCGAGGCGCGCGCTGCGGCCGAAGCTGCCGAAAAAGCCAAACGCGAGGAGGCTGCCCAGGCCCAACGCGAGGCTACCGACCGGAAAGCACGGGCCGAACAGGCTGCCCGCGAGGCCGAAGCGGCACGTGTTGCCGCCGAGAAAAAGGCTGAAGCAGAACGCTCTCGCAGTCAGCGTGACATTGCCGAAACAAAAAAAGAGGTGGAGGAAGTACAGCACCTGAGCACCGTAGACCGCATGCTCAGTGGTGGTTTTGAAGCCAATCGCGGCCGATTGCCCATGCCCATCACCGGCAACTACCGCATCGTGAGCCACTTTGGACAATATAACGTAGAGGGCTTGAAGGGTGTTCAGCTCGACAATAAAGGCATCAACATCCTCGGTTCGGCCGGTTGCATGGCGCGAAGCATCTACGACGGCGAGGTGAGTGCCGTCTTTACCTATGCCGGAACAAACGTTGTGATGGTTCGACACGGTGCCTATATCTCGGTCTATTGCAACCTCCGGTCGGTGAGTGTCGGCAAAGGGCAAAAGGTTTCTACACGTCAAGCTCTCGGAACGGTAGGTGCCGACAACATCCTTCAATTCCAATTGCGCAGAGAAACGGCCAAACTCAACCCCGAAGTATGGTTGGGCAGATAGTGCTCCATCGTTAAGCAGATTGCCTAACTTCGCATTCTCATCATACAGTTTTCTTCATTCGATGGCACAAGATGGCAGGATAGCTTATACGGCATGTCCAAACACGCCCCGCTGTGTCGTTACACTGGGTATGTTGCATGGCTAAACATGCTGCACTGCGTTGTCGGACAGCATATGCAATGCTATCGAATACATCACACACCAACCGTTTACCACACCATCAGTAGCCAACAGACACTCGATTCACCCAACCAGAAAGGGATGACATCCACCTGATGCCATCCCTTTCTGCTGGATATAGTCGCCTATTCTCATGGATCAAACAATGCGCTTGCCTGAGTTACGACTTCCTTCTTACTACTGATTCCTCCCCTTTTTCACCTATCGATAAATACAATTGCCAGGATTACGACTTCCTTCCTACTTGATTTCTTCCCTTTTCTCATCTATCAAAAGTACGATTGCCAGGATTACGACTTCCCTCTTACTACTGATTCCGCCATTTTCTCAACTCTCGAAAAGTGCGCTTAACAGGGAAATCGGAAAAGAACTTTTCTTTCAGATCATCCCATTTTGATCAACCATATTACAGCATTTGAACGTTTGTTGTCCCATCTCTTACCTTTTGCATTGCATTTTCTTAGCTATTGGGTCGCATTTTCTTAGCTTTTACGTCTCATTTTCTTAGCTTTTGAAAATCATCTCCTCTACACTTGATTCTCAAGCATCTAACATCCCTATCTTGGTTGATCACTTCTTGTCGTATACTTCATCTCACTTTGATTCCTCTTCAAATCTATTCGTAGACATCATTTGCTTGAAAATTATTACCTTTGTACTACAATCAACAACGAACTTGTTCATATACTTGCGTTGGTCGAGGTTGTGATTTGCTTGAAAATTATTATCTTTGTACTATAATCAACAACGCGGCACGATTTGACTACACCGAGGGTTCGGTTGTGATTTGCTTGAAAATTATTATCTTTGTACTATAATCAACAACATCCCCGATGGATGCAAGGTGGTGATTGAGGTTGTGATTTGCTTGAAAATTATTATCTTTGTACTATAATCAACAACTTAAAGAAATTTTTATCACAATTACAAAGAGTTGTGATTTGCTTGAAAATTATTATCTTTGTACTATAATCAACAACTGAATACTTGTATTCATCTCATACTCAGCGAATTGAAAAGAATAGTAGAAATCAAAAAGAATAGTACAAAACAAAGGATCTCACTCTGTTGAGTGGGATTCTTTATTTCTAAAACAATTCGAGTTGTTGCCCCGGAGCATTCGGCTTCTGAGGCTTTTCGCCAAAGAATAGTTGGATATTAGCAAATTGTTTATCAGTGATGCAAAGAATACCTACTTTCCCAAATTTGGGCAAAAGGTTACGAATTCGTTTTATATGAACTTCGGCATTCTCTATACTTGCACAATGACGAACATAAATAGAGAACTGAAACATCGTGAAACCATCACGTTGCAAAGACTTACGAAAGTCGATATAAGCCTTCTTATCCTTCTTCGTCTCTGTGGGTAAATCAAAGAAGACCAAAATCCACATA from Prevotella sp. oral taxon 475 encodes:
- the dut gene encoding dUTP diphosphatase codes for the protein MLKVQITNKGRQPLPTYATEQSAGMDLRADVSESVVLHPMERRLVPTGLHIALPPGFEAQVRPRSGLALKHGITVLNTPGTIDADYRGEIKVLLINFSNQDFVINAGERIAQMVVARHEQVEWVDVEQLDETARGEGGYGHTGVK
- a CDS encoding tetratricopeptide repeat protein; protein product: MKLNLRHFALLLAVGSAAVLLAFPAFAGRKRSVATVAAPTDSLSYNDRRRFDYLFLEAVRQQNAGHYTAAFDLLSRCLSIHPKAAEAYYMQALYFSQLKNDSMALANLEKAAALRPDNSAYVERVGQFYINTGNYDKAIEAYEKLCQNNRENEDALNILVQLYTRKKDYQGVLRTLNRLEELNGSNEETTLSKVRAYEMMDNRKAAYNALKRLSEEHPNDPGFRLMLGNWLMQNERQKEAYRIFIHVLEEEPDNAYAQASLYDYYRAKGQDSLAVGLREKMLLSSKTETQSKLTLLKQIIQDNENEGGDSTKVLHLFERILQANPTDGDIAELQTAYMTLKQMPDSLINKALEKVLAINPDNAGARLQLIQNKWKQKSWDEVIALSKPAQAYHPDEMAFYYFMGIAYYEKSDKDKALDAFRRGVSEINPQSNKNIVSDFYAIMGDILHQKGRADEAFAAYDSCLQWKPDNIECLNNYAYYLSESGKDLSRAEAMSHKTIQHSPTNATYLDTYAWILFLQKRYSEAQTYIDQALANDTDSVQSAVVIEHAGDIYAMNGNTDRAVEYWKKALEKGGGSALLSRKIKLKKYIK
- a CDS encoding DUF4292 domain-containing protein, whose translation is MKRITLIKLLLLCMPLFGAACSAKKAVVDHAKSTSSTTQQEDAQALAVKKLTFVQKVSDNQVYAKNIVGSMSFNIQAGDKDITVPGSVHMRKDEVIRLQLFIPLIGSEVGRIEFTPDYVLVIDRIHKEYIKADYSQLDFLKKNGLTFYSLQALFWNQLLIPGAQRVTESDLKKFDVVFNNLSSNLVSFNSGNISYTWNADAATGQINTADVVYSHAAHGTSKLNWQYSNFKSVGVKNFPATQTFTMSSSAVKGGAALQVTLKMNEVKTDDNWETHTIPSDKYKKVEAEDVFSKILSL
- a CDS encoding murein hydrolase activator EnvC, which gives rise to MKYILTISLAICIVFPAVGQNKRTTSKPHSTVTSRTSAAKDHSPQTPSSLKKGTKTLSKKTGKGQNAKKNAPRQKSTAAYTNASIRGLQGQREAIKKQIRQQEAALRANQADVKKRLQNLMVINSEIDERKKSIEDIQNDIRHIEGNIGILNSQLSTLEEQLADRKAKYIRSMRYMARHRTTQDNLMFVFSAQNFTQFYRRLRFVREYAAYQKAQGERVKAKQQQVNEKHVQLEQVKGQKNTMLYKDQQEHAALQNKQGEQQKAVEGLQRQQKTIQTIIDDQRKKDAALNAEIDRLIAIEVEKARVRAEAEAKRKAEAAAAAKRKAEELARKKAAAEAAERENARRIAEAKAREEKLRAEARAAAEAAEKAKREEAAQAQREATDRKARAEQAAREAEAARVAAEKKAEAERSRSQRDIAETKKEVEEVQHLSTVDRMLSGGFEANRGRLPMPITGNYRIVSHFGQYNVEGLKGVQLDNKGINILGSAGCMARSIYDGEVSAVFTYAGTNVVMVRHGAYISVYCNLRSVSVGKGQKVSTRQALGTVGADNILQFQLRRETAKLNPEVWLGR
- the cas2 gene encoding CRISPR-associated endonuclease Cas2; the encoded protein is MSDFDRLSEYRVMWILVFFDLPTETKKDKKAYIDFRKSLQRDGFTMFQFSIYVRHCASIENAEVHIKRIRNLLPKFGKVGILCITDKQFANIQLFFGEKPQKPNAPGQQLELF